The nucleotide window GGCCAGTCCAGAATTCTGAGATTCTTGCCCTTCAGTTCGATCAATCCCCGCCGCCGCAATTCCTGCAGCGACCGGTTCACGTGCACCGTCGTCATGCCCGTCGTATCGGCGAGTTCGTGCTGGGTCATCGGAAGATCGCAACTGTCTTCCGTCGCCAAGCCGACAGCGCGGAGGCGGAGAAGCAACTCACAGAAGAGATGCGCGATCCGCTCGAGCGCCGAACGGCAGCCGACATTCACAAGCCATTCCCGCAGCGTCGCCTCGTCGATGAGGGCCGAAATGCGCATCGCGCGCGCGATCGCCGGATGGTTCTCGGTGATCTCCTGCAGGACAGACGTGGAGATGCGGGCGACCTTGCAGGCGGAGAGGGTCGCGATCGTGTGATCCAGCCGGCCCATCAGGGCGATGTCGAGATCGCAGGCATCGCCCGGCACGA belongs to Methylobacterium sp. 77 and includes:
- a CDS encoding Crp/Fnr family transcriptional regulator — encoded protein: MSRNRISNTGSGTFNPLVHKFEGFVALNEADKDVLHRIAALARDVPARTNLAREGDVHNDILLITEGVGCRFKQRANGARQITAYLVPGDACDLDIALMGRLDHTIATLSACKVARISTSVLQEITENHPAIARAMRISALIDEATLREWLVNVGCRSALERIAHLFCELLLRLRAVGLATEDSCDLPMTQHELADTTGMTTVHVNRSLQELRRRGLIELKGKNLRILDWPRLKSLAEFKAGYLRLGEQSAT